A region from the Plutella xylostella chromosome 6, ilPluXylo3.1, whole genome shotgun sequence genome encodes:
- the LOC105384603 gene encoding GDP-L-fucose synthase: MSGDKSVILVTGGSGLVGQAIRAVVEEEKQSGSDASKNETWIFCGSKDADLRDKAQTEALFEKHRPTHVIHLAAMVGGLFHNMAHNLDFFRENMAINDNVLSASYKSDVKKVVSCLSTCIFPDKTTYPIDETMVHNGPPHSSNYGYSYAKRMIDVLNRGYHEQHGRVFTSVIPCNVFGPHDNFSLTSSHVVPALIRRMHDGIDEPTFTVLGSGRPLRQFVYSRDLARLFLWVLRDYHSVEPVILSVDEKDEVTIAQMAEAIKKAHGYQGSIVYDTSKADGQYKKTASNAKLRSLYKDFKFTPLDQAIQETVDWFKSNKDKARL; this comes from the exons ATGAGTGGTGATAAGAGTGTGATACTTGTAACTGGAGGCTCGGGGCTGGTTGGGCAGGCAATAAGAGCCGTGGTTGAAGAGGAAAAGCAAAGTGGTTCAGATGCATCTAAAAATGAGACTTGGATTTTTTGTGGGTCTAAAGATGCAGACTTGAG GGACAAAGCTCAGACGGAGGCATTGTTTGAGAAGCACCGGCCCACACATGTGATCCATCTGGCGGCCATGGTCgggggcctgttccacaacaTGGCACACAATCTCGACTTCTTT AGGGAAAACATGGCAATCAATGACAATGTCCTGAGTGCCAGCTACAAGAGTGATGTCAAGAAGGTTGTCTCCTGTCTCTCCACCTGCATCTTCCCAGACAAGACCACTTACCCTATTGATGAGACCATG gTCCACAATGGACCCCCGCATTCTTCAAACTATGGTTACAGCTATGCAAAACGGATGATTGATGTCTTGAACAG GGGCTACCACGAGCAGCACGGGCGCGTGTTCACATCAGTGATCCCGTGCAACGTGTTCGGGCCACACGACAACTTCTCCCTCACGTCCAGCCACGTCGTGCCCGCGTTGATCAGGCGGATGCATGACGGGATCG ATGAGCCCACGTTCACGGTGCTGGGCAGCGGCCGCCCGCTCCGCCAGTTTGTGTACTCGAGGGACCTCGCGCGGCTGTTCCTGTGGGTGCTACGAGACTACCACTCAGTGGAGCCCGTCATACTGTCCG TTGACGAAAAAGACGAAGTGACCATAGCCCAAATGGCGGAAGCTATAAAGAAAGCTCACGGCTACCAGGGAAGCATAGTATATGACACCTCCAAGGCAGACGGACAATACAAGAAGACCGCTTCCAACGCCAAACTCAGAAGCCTTTACAAAGACTTCAAGTTTACCCCCTTGGATCAGGCCATTCAAGAAACTGTTGATTGGTTCAAGAGTAATAAGGATAAAGCTAGGTTGTAA